CAGCGAATCCGTCACGTTGGAACCCGGCACAAACTGCTCATTGCCGTAGACTTGCAGCAGGCGATCGCCCCCCACGATGTCGATGTAGGTTCCATCCCCACTGACTCGCATCAGCAAGTCGGGAATCGCCGTGACGATGGCGCGGTTGGTGGCTTCGCTCTGGCGCAGCGCCTCGAAGGAATCCTTGAGCTGGTGGCTCATGCGGGTAAACGTGTTAGCCAGGGTTTGAATTTCGGTAATCGAGCCGATGGGTTCAACGGGCTGTCCCCAGTTGCCCTCGGCAATACCCGCTGTGGCCTGGGTGACGCGCAGGATCGGGCCGGTGATCCAGCGAGCCGTGAGGATGCTGCCCAGGATCGATGCCCCCAATGCCCCCAGACAGAGCAGCGCGGTGTTGCGTGTGTTGGCATCGATCTGCGCCATAAAGTCTGACTCTGGCACGACAACAACAATCAGCCAGTCTAGCCCATAGCCATCGCGAAACGGCACCACTTCAAGAAACTGACGCTGCCCATCGAGCGAAAAATCTAGCCGCTGGGGCTGGGCGATCGCGCTGGCATCAAACCCGCCAAACCGCCGTGTCAGGTAAGTTGCCGTTTCGCGCACCAGCCGATCCTTACTTGCAGTTGCGGGCAATAGCTTGGCATCCTGCCCTTCGCCCTGCATAAGCGGCTCGTCGATGGAGTTGGAAATCAGGTTGCCGCTGCGATCCATGATGAAAGCCTGCCCCGTTTTGCCGATCTGGAGATTCCGCAAAAACATGCGAAACTCTTCTGGCAGCACCACATCCGTCGCGCAAACGCCGATCAGCTTGCGCCCCGCTTTGTCATATACAGGCTGGCTGGCGGTGACGTTGGGTAATCCGGTCGTAAATGCAATGTAGATATCTGTCCAGGTGGGCCGCTCTGCTAGCACTGCGGCCTTGTACCACGGGCGCTGGCGCGAGTCGAAGGGCCGATCGAGCTGGCGCAGGCGGTAGGTGCGCTCGCCTCGCACGTCCAGGCTGTAATATTCCCGCAAAAAGTTATTGGAGGCATTGCCGTAGGACAGTTGCAGAGAGCCATCCTGGGGCGATCGCAGCACGCCAAAAAATTCCCCCGTCTGGGCGCTACCGCAATAGACAAACGCCACCGTCGGCGCAATCTTCATCTGCTGGTAAAACTGGCTCTCGCCCCGCGACGCATTTTCGACATCCAGATCGCCCAGGGAAAAGGCGCTGGCGTTCAGCCGATTGATTTCGTGGGGTACTGCAAAATAGCCCTGTAGCTCTCGCTCGATGCGGGCGGTCAGTTCTTGCCGGAGCTGGTTTGCCAGGTCATTCACCGCCTTTTGCCCGTTGCGAAACGAAAGGTAGCCCACCAGCCCCACGACTCCAATAATTTGGGCAACCGAAGCCAAAATCAGCAGATTTCTGAGTGGCAAACTCTTGGGCATTGAACGGATGAGGGTAGGTCTGGAGGGGCTGAGGGATGGCGCTAGGGTACTGCCATGAAGGCAGGAGAGGGGGTTTTGGGTTTTGGATTTTGGGGCCGGGGGTGAGATATCTCCTGGTGGGGGGGTTCGCCTATCATAACCCTCGGAAAAGAGAATTAAAGCAGGTGTCGCTGGGCTGGCATGATGAAGCTGGAGGTTGACGGCAGGGCGACTGGTGAGCCTGCTTCAGGATTTGCTATGAGGTCTACTGTGAGGTCTGCTGTGGGAGCGAGTGGGCGATCGCCAAACGAATCATTTCCCTCTTCGTTCTTCCCTCTTCGTTCTTCCCTCTTCGTTCTTCGAACCCTCCTTCAGCAAGGGTTCAATGTTGGGTGTTGAAATTTAGACTTTGAACCCAGACAAAAACAATGAAACGACAACCATGAGACGACGGATGCAATCCAGCACGACCCCAAAATTGAGCATGAAAGACCGAATCACTGAACCAGAGGCGATCGCCCTGCTGGAACAAATGCGGCGAGAGCCGATCGTCACGTCGCTCTGTTCAGAGGCGATCGCCACCAACACCGTACAACTGGGCACTGGAGATCCGCCGATTTTGCTGCTGCACGGGTTCGACAGTTCCCTCCTAGAGTTTCGGCGGCTGATGCCGCTGCTGGCGGCCCATTTCAACACCTGGGCAATCGACCTGTGGGGATTTGGGTTTACCCAACGGCGACCCGACCTAGACGTTCATACAACAGCACTCCGCACACACTTGCACTATGCCTGGAAAACCCTAATTGGGCAACCTGTAGTGCTAGTGGGGGTGTCGATGGGTGGTGCGGCGGCGATCGACTTTGCGCTGAGCTATCCCGATGCAGTGCGGCGACTGGTGCTGATCGACAGCGCGGGCTAT
The Thermoleptolyngbya sichuanensis A183 DNA segment above includes these coding regions:
- a CDS encoding alpha/beta fold hydrolase — translated: MKDRITEPEAIALLEQMRREPIVTSLCSEAIATNTVQLGTGDPPILLLHGFDSSLLEFRRLMPLLAAHFNTWAIDLWGFGFTQRRPDLDVHTTALRTHLHYAWKTLIGQPVVLVGVSMGGAAAIDFALSYPDAVRRLVLIDSAGYRSGPAFAKLLPMAIARQGARFLARPTVRQNVMRRAFYKSQLATDSAYACGALHLAEPHWETALAQFTRSGGYGSFRSQLSTLRPPTLILWGDTDRILGTRDALELARRIPHSQLVWIPQCGHLPHLEQPQAIAAAIYQFCQPRA